A part of Coregonus clupeaformis isolate EN_2021a unplaced genomic scaffold, ASM2061545v1 scaf0259, whole genome shotgun sequence genomic DNA contains:
- the rlim gene encoding E3 ubiquitin-protein ligase RLIM — MEGSDSSEPGASDQPEAQRSRQRDRLDREEAFYQFVNNLSEADYRLMRDNNLLGTPGEITAEELLSRLQQIKDGPEQPQPSINSTETGEGEPAEGPEDPSNGDTLLDWLNTVRRTGNTTRSGHRGNQSWRAVSRTNPNSGDFRFSLEINVNRNLAEQQARAEGEAQEEAPAEAPGDGVEAVVGVEVQPEAGTEAGTEAGTEAPMETGEVLEEPVVEELAVIVEPEVEMEPEAEVEAEMVPELVVEVVPQPPSPAITTPPVSSPATTTPPVSSPAATTPPVSSPAITTPPVSRPASPVVQSPPAAPSPPSEEPPRRGQRRARSRSPEQRRTRARTTRSRSPLTLDHLDGLPRHVPNATPSHSPAPLPPEAPAEGSSRTRQHVLSRQSTAEYEAQSAGTGSGTAPEPPTAPAQEGAAGPRPPTIMLDLQVRRVRPGEYRQRDSIANRTRSRSQNSNNTFLYESERGGFRRTFSRSERAGVRTYVSTIRIPIRRISDAGLGEATSMALQTMIRQIMTGFGELSYFMDSDSDSSDSNRGAGNPTGAADLAEALNTPEGGVAGVGVEPPVSVGGPSVGGAGEARTEEGEEGVGLGLAPGIGLGVGGRARPRAPISLEEPGSLPFLRLAHFFLLNDEDEEQPRGLTKEQIDNLSTRNFGESDALKTCSVCITEYAEGNKLRKLPCSHEYHVHCIDRWLSENSTCPICRRAVLVSANRESVV; from the exons GTGAGATCACAGCGGAGGAGTTGTTGAGTCGGCTGCAGCAGATTAAGGATGGGCCAGAGCAGCCGCAGCCTAGCATCAACAGCACTGAGACTGGAGAAGGAG AACCGGCGGAAGGTCCAGAGGACCCGTCTAACGGCGACACCCTCTTGGATTGGCTGAACACCGTCAGGCGGACAGGCAACACCACCCGCAGTGGTCACCGAGGCAACCAGTCTTGGCGGGCGGTGAGCCGGACCAACCCAAACAGCGGAGACTTCCGGTTCAGCCTGGAGATCAACGTTAACCGTAACCTGGCTGAGCAGCAGGCCCGCGCCGAGGGGGAGGCACAGGAGGAAGCCCCAGCAGAAGCACCTGGTGATGGGGTGGAGGCAGTGGTCGGAGTGGAGGTCCAGCCTGAGGCAGGGACGGAGGCAGGGACGGAGGCAGGGACTGAGGCGCCCATGGAGACAGGAGAGGTGCTGGAGGAACCAGTTGTGGAGGAGCTGGCTGTCATAGTGGAACCAGAAGTGGAGATGGAGCCAGAGGCTGAAGTAGAAGCAGAGATGGTACCAGAGTTAGTAGTAGAGGTGGTCCCACAGCCCCCCAGCCCTGCCATCACCACGCCTCCTGTCTCCAGCCCTGCCACCACCACGCCTCCTGTCTCCAGCCCTGCCGCCACCACCCCTCCTGTCTCCAGCCCTGCCATCACCACCCCTCCTGTCTCCAGACCAGCCAGTCCCGTGGTGCAGTCCCCTCCAGCCGCTCCCAGCCCTccctctgaggagcctccgcGACGAGGCCAGAGACGAGCCCGCAGCCGTAGCCCCGAGCAGCGCCGGACCAGGGCTCGCACCACACGCAGCCGTTCCCCTCTCACCCTGGACCACCTGGACGGCCTCCCCCGCCACGTGCCCAACGCCACCCCCTCACACAGCCCCGCCCCCCTGCCCCCCGAGGCCCCGGCAGAGGGAAGCTCACGGACTCGACAGCATGTTCTGTCCCGGCAGAGCACCGCAGAGTACGAGGCCCAGTCAGCCGGAACAGGGTCTGGGACCGCCCCAGAGCCCCCTACCGCCCCAGCCCAGGAGGGGGCAGCAGGACCACGCCCCCCCACCATCATGCTGGACCTGCAGGTGCGTCGCGTGCGTCCAGGTGAGTACCGCCAGAGGGACAGCATTGCTAACAGAACCCGCTCACGCTCCCAGAACTCCAACAACACCTTCCTGTACGAGAGTGAGAGGGGGGGATTCCGCAGGACCTTCTCCCGGTCAGAGCGTGCAGGTGTGAGGACATACGTCAGCACCATCCGGATCCCCATCAGGAGGATCAGTGACGCAGGGCTGGGAGAGGCCACCTCTATGGCCCTACAGACCATGATACGACAGATCATGACCGGCTTCGGAGAGCTCAGCTACTTCATGGACTCAGACTCGGACTCCTCGGACTCAAACCGTGGCGCCGGTAACCCCACCGGCGCTGCCGACCTGGCCGAGGCGCTCAACACTCCCGAGGGGGGAGTAGCCGGCGTGGGGGTGGAGCCTCCTGTCTCAGTGGGCGGGCCTAGTGTGGGAGGAGCCGGGGAGGCAaggacagaggagggggaggagggggttggTCTAGGTCTGGCCCCAGGGATAGGTTTAGGGGTGGGGGGTAGAGCTCGGCCCCGCGCCCCCATCAGTCTGGAGGAACCAGGGTCACTGCCCTTCCTCCGCCTTGCTCACTTCTTCCTCCTGAATGATGAGGATGAGGAACAGCCCAGAGGACTCACCAAGGAGCAGATCGACAACCTCTCCACCAGGAACTTTGGGGAGAGTGATGCTCTGAAGACCTGCAGTGTGTGTATCACAGAGTATGCTGAGGGGAACAAGTTGAGGAAGTTACCCTGTTCCCATGAGTACCATGTTCACTGTATCGACCGCTGGCTGTCTGAGAACTCCACCTGTCCCATCTGCCGCAGGGCCGTGCTGGTGTCTGCTAACCGGGAGAGTGTGGTCTAA